From Abiotrophia defectiva ATCC 49176:
ATAAATCGAATGCCTGGGCCATCCACGGACCCAAAACTTTCGGTTGAATGGACATGACCAATTACTTGTGTTGTGGCTGTGTTCCCAAATTGCATTACATTTATCTCCTTACCTATCTCTATATAAAGGGCAAAAGCGACGAGTTGCCCCGTCACTTTTCCCAGTCAAGACTCGACTATTACATTTGGCTATGCATAGTCCGGTTGATAACGTCTAATTGTTGTTCACGGGTCAACTTAATGAAGTTAACGGCGTAACCAGATACCCGGATGGTTAATTGTGGGTAGTTTTCTGGGTGCTCCATCGCATCCACTAAGGTGTCGCGGTTGAATACGTTGATGTTGAGGTGGTGACCACCTTTTTTAGAGTAACCATCCAACATGTTGGATAAGTTTTCTTGTTGCACATCTTCTTCCTTCCCTAAGGCACGTGGGATGATGGAGAAGGTGTTAGAAATACCGTCTAATGCGTAAGAGTATGGTACTTTCGCAACAGATGATAAGGAAGCCAAAGCCCCGTGAGTGTCACGACCGTGCATTGGGTTAGCACCTGGTGCAAATGGTTGACCTGCACGACGACCATCAGGTGTGTTACCAGTCTTCTTACCATATACAACGTTAGAAGTGATGGTTAAGATAGAAGTAGTATGTTGCGCATTGCGGTAGGTTGGGTGCTTCTTAACTTTAGTCATGAAGCGTTTCAAGAGATCAACCGCCAATGTATCTACGCGGTCATCGTTGTTCCCATATTTAGGGAAGTCGCCTTCTACTTCAAAGTCAACTACAACGCCGTTTTCGTCACGGACAGTCTTAACTTTACCGTATTTGATAGCAGACAAGGAGTCAGCCGCAACAGAGAAACCAGCGATACCTGTCGCCATAGTACGGTGAATGTAGGTATCTTGAACCGCCATTTGAATGCGTTCATAGCTGTACTTGTCGTGCATGTAGTGGATACAGTTGAGGGCATTGACATAAAGACCCGCCAACCATTCCATCATATCATCATATTTTTCCATTACTTCATCAAAGTCTAGGTATTCAGAAGTGACTGGTTGGAACTTAGGACCTACTTGGGCTTTAGATTTTTCGTCGATACCACCGTTGATTGCGTAGAGCAAGCACTTAGCTAAGTTAGCACGAGCGCCGAAGAATTGCATTTGTTTACCAACACGCATTGCAGATACACAGCAGGCAATGGCATAGTCATCACCATATTGTGGACGCATTACTTCGTCGTTTTCGTATTGAATAGCTGAAGATTCGATAGACATCTTAGCCGCAAAAGTCTTGAAGCCATCTGTTAAATGTGGTGACCAAAGCACGGTTAAGTTTGGTTCTGGTGCTGGACCTAAGTTAGATAAGGTGTGGAGGTAACGGAAGGAGTTCTTAGTTACCAATGGACGACCATCCAAGCCAACACCGGCAATGGATTCAGTTACCCAGGTTGGGTCCCCAGAGAAGAGTTCGTTATATTCAGGTGTACGCATGAATTTAACTAAACGTAACTTCATGATGAAGTGGTCAACTAATTCTTGCGCTTCTTCTTCTGTCAAAGTACCATTGCGTAAGTCACGTTCTACGTAGATGTCTAAGAAGGTAGAAGTACGACCCAAGGACATAGCTGCCCCGTTTTGTTCTTTGATAGCAGCTAAGTATGCTAAGTAGAGCCATTGGAAAGCTTCTTTAGCGGTAGTTGCTGGTTTAGAAATATCAAAGCCGTAGATTTCCCCTAATTTCTTAAGGTCTTTCAATGAACGATATTGTTCTGACAATTCTTCACGCAATTGTAAGATGTCATTAGTCATAACATCGCAACCGATGTTGTTGTAGTCTTTGAGTTTTTCTTCCATCAAGCGGTCAACACCGTAGAGGGCAACACGACGGTAGTCACCGATGATACGGCCACGACCGTAAGCATCTGGTAAACCAGTGATGATCCCAGATTTACGAGCTGCACGCATTTCTGGCGTATAAACATCAAATACCCCTTGGTTATGTGTTTTGCGGTATTCAGTAAAGATGTGAGAAACTTCTGGATCAACATGGAAGCCATAAGATTCAGCCGCTTTCTCAGACATACGAATCCCACCAAATGGTTGTAAACCACGTTTGAATGGTTTGTCAGTTTGGAAACCAACCACTTGTTCCTTGTCTTTATCTAAGTAACCAGGACCGTGAGAAGTGATGGTAGATACAACAGAAGTATCAGTGTCTAAGACACCACCCGCTTCACGTTCTTGCTTGTTCAAGTCCATTACTTGTGCCCATAAGTCTTTGGTAGCTTGAGTAGGACCTGCTAAGAAACTATCGTCTCCTTCATAGAGAGTATAGTTTTGTTGGATGAAATCGCGCACGTCGATTTCTTCCTGCCATTTTTTACCTTTAAAGCCTTGCCATTGTTCCATAGATATCCTCCTTAACTGAATTGTAAACTATCTAGTACAACAACTTTTATATGTTCATTATAACACTCATATTTTAAAATGCAAGCCCTTTAGTTCAGAAACACCAAGTAAAATATCTTGTTATATCAAGGTTTACACCGGTTTCACAAAGTCGCGCAGCTTGTGTAAAAGTTTGTGAAATATCTATCCTGTACTAATCCTGTTTGCCCATAATTTGTCATCTGTATTAGTACATTTGCCTCTAACCCTAGTCCTACACGTTTTCTTTTTCTTACAAAAAATCTATAACAAGTAAGTCTGATGCAGATCTATCTTCTTCTACAAGTAAAATGAACAAACTTTATTACCCTACCCTCATTGTCTTGCACAAAGTCAAAGCAAAAAAATAACCATCGTCCAATCAGACGATGGTTAAAAAAACTAATTTGCTTCTGAAGCCTGAGATTGGATGTCCAATACTAAATAACAGTCTAAGACATTACCCAATTTGGCTAAATCAGGCGCTTGCGAGCCGTTAGCAAGACGATCCGACAAAGGAATCTCACTAGCAGCAAAGACGACACTATGGCCTGTATCCCCTAAGAGACAGACTTGGTGCTGGGCTTTATCAAGGGCTAGGACTTTCAATAATTGATGCGGATTGGTTTTTAATTCTTTTAGCAAGAGGACACCACGCGAACCACGTCCTAGTTCAGGTATGACAGTTAGGTCGCTGCGTTTCACATTGCCTCGTTGAGTCAAGGCAAAGAGTTGAGGGCGTTTTGCCTCTTGATTAACTACTAGGCAGGCTACCACCTGGTCTTCTTCTTTCAACTTAATAGCTGTTACCCCTTTGGCTTTCAGACCCATTTCTGATACTAAATCAGCTGAGTAACGCAAGCAATAAGACCGTTTGGTCAACAAGACCACTTCATAGTTCTGGCCGGTCTTAAGGCATTCTGCAGCTACCACTTCATCTTGATCGTCCACTAAATTCATAGCCTTTGCCGTCCGAGTTTTATAGGATCGATAAGTCGTGAAGGCCGATAATGGCGTCTGCTTAATCATACCCGCCTTAGTCGCCAAGATTAGTTTATGATCCTCCTGGCTTGCCACAAAAGCCTTAACAAAGCGTTCACCATCTTGAAGTTGATAGTTTTGGGACAGATGGACCCCAAGATCCTTCCATTTAATTTCAGGCAGTTCATGCACCGGAATATGGATATAATTCCCCTTTGAAGTGATAATGACTAATTCTTGATGTGTACTGAGTTCCTCGACAAAAATTGGATAGTCAAAGTCACGTAAGCCTAAACTATTTAGATCAGATGAGGCAAAGGAACGCAGGCTGGTCCGCTTCATATAGCCTTCCTTGGTCAAAGAAACCATAACTTGCTCGTCTGGAATCAGAATATGAGTATCGATTTCTAGGCTTTGAACCTCTGCTTGTATTTGGCTACGACGCGGTGTCGCAAAGTCTTTTTTGATAGCTTTAAGTTCATTAATCAGAACCTTATTGAGGATTTCAGGATTGGATAGGATATTTTGATACATCAGAATCCGCTCATTCAATTCCAAACGTTCCTGTTGCAAGGCCGTAATGTCAGTATTGGTTAAGCGATAGAGTTGTAAGGATACGATGGCTTCCGCTTGCTCCATAGAAAAATCAAACTCGGCAACTAAGTTTTCCTTAGCATCCTGCTTATTATCAGAGCGACGAATAGTGGCAATGACTTCATCCAGAATGGAGACTACCCGAATCAAACCATCTACAATATGTAGACGTTTTTGGTCATTAGCCAAATCATACTGAGTGCGACGGGTTAGGACTTCCTGCTGGTGACTGATATAGGCTTCCAACATGGTTTGTAAGTTAACCAGTTCAGGTCGTCTTTTGTTAATCGCGACCATGTTAAAATGGTAGTTCACTTGCAAGTCAGTATGTTTCAGAAGATAGGTCAGAATCCCTTTGGCGTCAACGTCACGCTTAAGTTCGACTACCAGACGCACTCCATTACGGTCAGATTCATCGCGAACATCTGCGATACCCTCTACCTTACGCTGAATGCGAATTTCGTCCAAACGTTGAATGAGTTTACTCTTATTGACCTCGTATGGTAGCTCAGTCACCACAATCTGACTTTTCCCACCTTTTAGACTTTCAATGTCAGTTTGCGAAACTAAGGTAATCTTACCTTGGCCTGTCTTATAGGCCTGTTGAATGGCATCTATACCTTGAATAATGGCTCCCGTAGGGAAGTCAGGGCCCGGCACCAACTCCAACAATTCCTCTAACTTAGGACGCTTGTGGATTAAGAGATAGATGACGGCATCAATAATTTCACCTAGATTATGAGGGGGAATTTCAGTGGCGTAACCAGCTGAAATCCCTGTTGCCCCATTGACTAGGAGATTTGGGAAACGTGCTGGTAGAACCGTTGGCTCCTCTTCCGTATCATCGAAGTTAAGGATAAAATCAACAGTTTCTTGCTTAATATCACGCAGTAACTGAGCCGCAATAGGTGACAGGCGGGCTTCGGTATAACGCATAGCCGCGGCTGGGTCCCCATCCATGGAACCATTATTCCCGTGCATATCAATCAGAGGATTGCGCAACTTCCAGTCTTGACTCATGCGGACCATGGCTTCATAGACAGAAGAGTCCCCATGAGGGTGATAGTTACCGATGACATTACCGACCGTCTTAGCGGACTTACGGTAAGGATTGTCGGCTGTATTCCGGTCACGATACATAGCGTATAGAATCCGGCGTTGAACCGGTTTGAGACCGTCTCGAATATCTGGCAAGGCCCGGTCTTGAATGATGTACTTGGAATATCGGCCAAAGCGATCACCAATCACATCTGCAAAGCTTAATTCTTGAATCATTTCTTGGCTCATGCTTAGACCTCCTCATCATTAAAGAGTGAAAATTCACCGGAATCCTGAGCAATCAACTCAGGCCCTTGGGCTTCTTGACGCGCATCTTGTTGTTTGACTAAACTTTCATGATGGGCATGACTGGATTCTTGCCCTTGTGACATTTCCAGAATTGAGTCTTCTGTATCTAGTGTAAAGCTAACATGACGCTCAATCCACTTACGACGAGGCTCTACCTTATTCCCCATCAGAGTGGTCAGACGACGTTCCGCGCGTGCCCCATCATCAATCGTGACACGAATCAATAGACGGGTTTCTGGGTTCATGGTAGTATCCCATAGCTGGTCGGCATTCATTTCCCCAAGACCTTTATAGCGTTGTAGAACATAGCCTTTGCCAACTTTGGCAATTTTGCTGGCTAATTCTTCATCTGTCCAGGCATATTCCACCACTTGCTTCTTACCTGATCCTTTAGATATTTTGAAGAGTGGCGGCATAGCTAAATAGACCTTGCCCGCTTCTAACAAGGGCTTCATATAACGGTAGAAGAAAGTTAAGAGTAAGACTTGAATGTGGGCACCATCCGTGTCCGCGTCGGTCATGATAATGACTTTGTTGTAGTTAACCGACTCTAGGTCAAAATCTGCCCCTACTCCAGCCCCGATGGTATAAATCATGGTATTGATTTCCTCGTTTTTAAGGATATCTTGCATAGACGCTTTTTCGGTGTTGATGACCTTACCGCGAAGTGGCAGGATGGCTTGATACTGACGATTTCGGCCAAGCTTAGCTGAACCACCAGCAGAGTCACCTTCGACTAGGTAGAGTTCGTTCTTGCTGGAATCCTTTGATTGAGCCTTAGTTAATTTACCGGAAATTGCTCGTTCTTGGGCCTGCTTCTTAGAACCAGATCGCGCCGCGTCACGAGCCTTACGCGCCGCTTCGCGCGTTTCTCTGGCCTTAATGGCCTTACGCAGAATCATCTGAGAGAAGTTGCCATTCTCATTGAGATAGGCCGTCATTTTTTCGTTAACGAAGTTTTCTACCAGTGGGCGCGCCTTAGGCGTTCCAAGTTTTTCCTTGGTTTGACCTTCGAATTGCAGGTATTCCTCAGGAATACGTAGCGAAATAACCGCTGTTAGCCCTTCTCTGACATCTGACCCCTCTAGGTTCTTATCCTTGTCTTTGAGCAGCCCCACCTTACGTGCATAGTCATTGAAGGCCTTGGTCATGCCGGT
This genomic window contains:
- the pflB gene encoding formate C-acetyltransferase codes for the protein MEQWQGFKGKKWQEEIDVRDFIQQNYTLYEGDDSFLAGPTQATKDLWAQVMDLNKQEREAGGVLDTDTSVVSTITSHGPGYLDKDKEQVVGFQTDKPFKRGLQPFGGIRMSEKAAESYGFHVDPEVSHIFTEYRKTHNQGVFDVYTPEMRAARKSGIITGLPDAYGRGRIIGDYRRVALYGVDRLMEEKLKDYNNIGCDVMTNDILQLREELSEQYRSLKDLKKLGEIYGFDISKPATTAKEAFQWLYLAYLAAIKEQNGAAMSLGRTSTFLDIYVERDLRNGTLTEEEAQELVDHFIMKLRLVKFMRTPEYNELFSGDPTWVTESIAGVGLDGRPLVTKNSFRYLHTLSNLGPAPEPNLTVLWSPHLTDGFKTFAAKMSIESSAIQYENDEVMRPQYGDDYAIACCVSAMRVGKQMQFFGARANLAKCLLYAINGGIDEKSKAQVGPKFQPVTSEYLDFDEVMEKYDDMMEWLAGLYVNALNCIHYMHDKYSYERIQMAVQDTYIHRTMATGIAGFSVAADSLSAIKYGKVKTVRDENGVVVDFEVEGDFPKYGNNDDRVDTLAVDLLKRFMTKVKKHPTYRNAQHTTSILTITSNVVYGKKTGNTPDGRRAGQPFAPGANPMHGRDTHGALASLSSVAKVPYSYALDGISNTFSIIPRALGKEEDVQQENLSNMLDGYSKKGGHHLNINVFNRDTLVDAMEHPENYPQLTIRVSGYAVNFIKLTREQQLDVINRTMHSQM
- the parC gene encoding DNA topoisomerase IV subunit A; the encoded protein is MSQEMIQELSFADVIGDRFGRYSKYIIQDRALPDIRDGLKPVQRRILYAMYRDRNTADNPYRKSAKTVGNVIGNYHPHGDSSVYEAMVRMSQDWKLRNPLIDMHGNNGSMDGDPAAAMRYTEARLSPIAAQLLRDIKQETVDFILNFDDTEEEPTVLPARFPNLLVNGATGISAGYATEIPPHNLGEIIDAVIYLLIHKRPKLEELLELVPGPDFPTGAIIQGIDAIQQAYKTGQGKITLVSQTDIESLKGGKSQIVVTELPYEVNKSKLIQRLDEIRIQRKVEGIADVRDESDRNGVRLVVELKRDVDAKGILTYLLKHTDLQVNYHFNMVAINKRRPELVNLQTMLEAYISHQQEVLTRRTQYDLANDQKRLHIVDGLIRVVSILDEVIATIRRSDNKQDAKENLVAEFDFSMEQAEAIVSLQLYRLTNTDITALQQERLELNERILMYQNILSNPEILNKVLINELKAIKKDFATPRRSQIQAEVQSLEIDTHILIPDEQVMVSLTKEGYMKRTSLRSFASSDLNSLGLRDFDYPIFVEELSTHQELVIITSKGNYIHIPVHELPEIKWKDLGVHLSQNYQLQDGERFVKAFVASQEDHKLILATKAGMIKQTPLSAFTTYRSYKTRTAKAMNLVDDQDEVVAAECLKTGQNYEVVLLTKRSYCLRYSADLVSEMGLKAKGVTAIKLKEEDQVVACLVVNQEAKRPQLFALTQRGNVKRSDLTVIPELGRGSRGVLLLKELKTNPHQLLKVLALDKAQHQVCLLGDTGHSVVFAASEIPLSDRLANGSQAPDLAKLGNVLDCYLVLDIQSQASEAN
- the parE gene encoding DNA topoisomerase IV subunit B; the encoded protein is MKQKVEVTIVADKQQLLTNYGDDAIQILEGLEAVRKRPGMYIGSTDQRGLHHLLYEIVDNAVDEALSGFADHIKVTICQDGSVKVQDNGRGLPVGLHASGKPTIEVVFTVLHAGGKFGQGGYKSAGGLHGVGASVVNALSTWVQVEVDRDGYTYQMRFENGGVPVTKLIKTKNSNKSKHGTTVHFMPDSKIFGHASINSETIAERLRESAFLLKDLTIELIDERIDYHEVFHFSQGLIDFITYLNEEKDTLGDIAGFAGEVEGFEIDFAFQYNDGYSETILSFANNVRTGGGGSHEVGMKTGMTKAFNDYARKVGLLKDKDKNLEGSDVREGLTAVISLRIPEEYLQFEGQTKEKLGTPKARPLVENFVNEKMTAYLNENGNFSQMILRKAIKARETREAARKARDAARSGSKKQAQERAISGKLTKAQSKDSSKNELYLVEGDSAGGSAKLGRNRQYQAILPLRGKVINTEKASMQDILKNEEINTMIYTIGAGVGADFDLESVNYNKVIIMTDADTDGAHIQVLLLTFFYRYMKPLLEAGKVYLAMPPLFKISKGSGKKQVVEYAWTDEELASKIAKVGKGYVLQRYKGLGEMNADQLWDTTMNPETRLLIRVTIDDGARAERRLTTLMGNKVEPRRKWIERHVSFTLDTEDSILEMSQGQESSHAHHESLVKQQDARQEAQGPELIAQDSGEFSLFNDEEV